TTTACTCGTGTGAAATCACCTTAAGCCATTCAGAGGGACGCTCGCTCGACTTTTTGAAAGAAATTAAGCTTCTATCACCCCACCTTCGACTTCGTCGTGATTTCATCACTCTGCAAACTGCCCGCTACCTGTGCACGCTTACAGAGTCCGTCTCCGAGCCATACACCCCCGCTGTGGAATTATCCGAACTCCTCCACAAAGCCCTTGCCTACCTTGATTCACACTCTCCATCGGTAAGACTCGTGCGCCGTTTCGAAATAAAACTCATGCATCTATCTGGCCTTAAAGGAGAAACTGAAAGCGATTTCCTCTCCTCTATGCACGCACATCATTATCGCATCCCACCGCAACGGGCACGCTTATACCAACTCCTCTCCTCGGCATCCTTATAACTTGCATAAAAAACAATTGACATTCTAGCAAATGATATACATTGTATCTACATGATCAATGCCGGCAACCATGTTTTCTCTCCTCAAACTTCAACTCGCTCCGCTTGTAGGTCTTTTTTCCCCTCTCGATGGCCTCCCCCTCTAATAAATACACGCTCTTTTACCCTGCTTGAGCTTATAGCAGTGATTGCCATCATTACTCTCCTAAGTTTTGCTTCTCTGCCCGCTCTCCGTGGCTTTAGCGCCGGCAACAACCGCAAAGCCGCCGCAAACCTAATCATCAGCCTCATAGACCAAGCCCGCGCCACAGCCCAACAATACGGCACCCGCGCCTACCTTATCTTCGCCAACAACTGCATAAACTCCACCACAGGCAATCCCACTCTCGCCCGCGAAATTCGAGCTCGCGCCATGCGTATCATGAGAGAGAACAGCGCCGCTATCACCTCACCCAATCCAGACTCCCTAAACACCTCCCTAATCCCCGTCACACGCTGGATTTATCTCCCCAAAAACATCGAATTCAAAATCAACGACGGCTGCAGCAGCACCCCTCTCATCCTCCCCGCCATCTCAGGTTTCACCTCAGCAGACCTCCTCAGCTATCACTCCAAAATCTCCTCTTTTCCTCAAATCCTCGACCCACAAGGCAACCCCGTCCCCATCCCCATCTCCGACTACCTCAACCCCAACCAATTCACCTCCACCAATCCCCTCCCTGCCATTGTCTTCTCACCCGACGGCACCATCGACTTCGCCGTCAGCGGCGCTCTCGTCTTATTTTTCGGAGAAGTCGGCCGTCCGCTTCCCCCTCAAGTTGACGCCATCCGCATCAACCGCTACACCGCACGCGCCACCTACATCACCGTCCCATTATAACCTCCCTCATCTATGAAAACAAATTCCCCCACCCACTCCGATCCTCACCACCAAGCGGCCCCCAATCCACCTACTGCAAACGCAGCCTTCTCCCTAACAGAAATCCTCATCGCCC
This genomic window from Candidatus Methylacidiphilales bacterium contains:
- the recO gene encoding DNA repair protein RecO, giving the protein MAVLTTRGLLVRRHPYRETSILSTWFTDECGPIDVLILGANRNRSPFRYHIDLFYSCEITLSHSEGRSLDFLKEIKLLSPHLRLRRDFITLQTARYLCTLTESVSEPYTPAVELSELLHKALAYLDSHSPSVRLVRRFEIKLMHLSGLKGETESDFLSSMHAHHYRIPPQRARLYQLLSSASL